Within Nitrospirota bacterium, the genomic segment GCCCGTGGAAAGAGGATGGGCATATATGGGGCATGTTATCAAGTCGGTAATGTGATGTCCTGGCTCTTAGCAGGGTATGTGGTAGCAAAGTATGGTTGGCGAGCGGCATTCATCGCTGCGCCTATGATCTTTGCTTCTATTGCGTTTCTAAACTTCATATTCGGCAGAAATAGACCAGAAGATGCGGGATTACCCCCTATAGAATGTTACGAACAGTATGGTGAGTTCAAGGGTAAATCAGTTGAAGAGATAAAAAAGCTCTGTAAACCCAGGAAGGAGAAGGAAGAACATGCTGGCTTCCGCTTCACCCTTAAACAAACGGTAGCGAATCCGAGAGTCGTGGCTGTGGCATGTGCATTTTTCTGCGTAGACATCATTCGGTATGGTTTCCTCCTCTGGGCTCCAACTTATCTATTCGAGGTTCAAAAGGCTGGGATAGCCAAGGCGGCATATACCGCTATTGCCATACCTGCTTTCGGCATCGCAGGGGCAGTTCTTTTCGGATGGGTCAGTGACAGATTTTTTGACCATCGTCGAGCCCCTGTCTCCGCTCTGGGTATGGGAGCCCTTGGGTTCCTGGCTATCTTCTACTATTATGGGGTTCCTGCAGGGGCATGGGTCTTAAGCTTCATTATTTTAGGGCTGATTGGATTCTGTGTCCTTGGTACTCAGGTAATCCTCGTTGGAGCAGTTCCAATGGACTTCGGGACAAGGAAGGCAGCAGGAGCAGCGGCTGGTTTCATTGACTCCTTCGGCTATATCGGTGCAGGTCTGACCGGTGTCATCAGTGGTCTTCTCGTGGATAAAATCGGGTGGGCTGCCGCTTTCTGGTTCTGGATCATAGCCGCATTTGTTTCATCAGCAATCTGCTTCTCACTCTGGAAATTCAAACCACCACCAGGAAAATATCTATAAATTGAACCAGAACTTCACAGTGGTGAGAGGGGGGAGTAATTCTCCCTCCTCCTTTACTTTTTTGGTATTTATGGTAAAATAAGATTATATTAAAATCTTTATTCCTATGAATTCTATTTATCAATTAAGATGCGCTATCATCAAGGGGAATATTAAAAAGGTCACTACTATCACAGAAAAATGCCTGCAGGATGGGTTTGTCCCTTCCACAATTATTGAACAGGGCATCTTAAAGGCAATGGGGGTGGTGGAAGAGAAGTGGAAAACCTATGAGTATTTTATCCCCAATGTCCTCGTCTCTGCCATCACCATCAAATTATGCTTGAATGTCCTTCGCTCTTCCTTTAGGTCTTCTATAGATACTCCTATAGGGAAGGCTGTGGCAGGAACCGTCAGGGGGGACATACACGATATCGGTAAAAATATGGTGGTGATGTTTATGGAAGGGGCAGGTTTTGAAGTCGTTGACCTCGGCGTTGATGTATCTCCTGAAAACTTTATCAAGGCTATCAAGAAAGAAAAGGCTGACATTCTTCTTCTTTCATGTCTTTATACGGTTACCATGCATGTCATGGAAGACACTATTATTTCATTGAAAAAGGCAGGACTGAGAGAAAGGGTGAAAACACTCGTC encodes:
- a CDS encoding MFS transporter → MAQETSAMTAEEKIQWAEWDKGYAYWRNRIFIILWITYGSFYLCRVNYSIAIPGLIKEFGWTKAELGAIGTALFWAYAIGQFVHGQLAERFSSRHYLLTVMLSSALLNLLFGPAVAIGLFVMGVVWGLNGFIQAGGWANCIKTLAHWFPPKARGKRMGIYGACYQVGNVMSWLLAGYVVAKYGWRAAFIAAPMIFASIAFLNFIFGRNRPEDAGLPPIECYEQYGEFKGKSVEEIKKLCKPRKEKEEHAGFRFTLKQTVANPRVVAVACAFFCVDIIRYGFLLWAPTYLFEVQKAGIAKAAYTAIAIPAFGIAGAVLFGWVSDRFFDHRRAPVSALGMGALGFLAIFYYYGVPAGAWVLSFIILGLIGFCVLGTQVILVGAVPMDFGTRKAAGAAAGFIDSFGYIGAGLTGVISGLLVDKIGWAAAFWFWIIAAFVSSAICFSLWKFKPPPGKYL
- a CDS encoding corrinoid protein; translation: MNSIYQLRCAIIKGNIKKVTTITEKCLQDGFVPSTIIEQGILKAMGVVEEKWKTYEYFIPNVLVSAITIKLCLNVLRSSFRSSIDTPIGKAVAGTVRGDIHDIGKNMVVMFMEGAGFEVVDLGVDVSPENFIKAIKKEKADILLLSCLYTVTMHVMEDTIISLKKAGLRERVKTLVGGAPITQEFADCIGADGFGVDAMEAVRKAKDLLQVDSYDGLLRYDKKIFS